A section of the Delphinus delphis chromosome 1, mDelDel1.2, whole genome shotgun sequence genome encodes:
- the TP73 gene encoding tumor protein p73: MSQSTATDEGATFQHLWSSLEPDSTYFDLPQPGQGNDEVVGGAEASMDVFHLQGMTTSVMSQFHLLSSTMDQMSSRAAPGSPYAPEHAASANVPTHSPYAQPSSTFDTMSPAPVIPSNTDYPGPHHFEVTFQQSSTAKSATWTYSPLLKKLYCQIAKTCPIQIKVSTPPPPGTVIRAMPIYKKAEHVTEVVKRCPNHELGRDFNEGQSAPASHLIRVEGNNLSQYVDDPVTGRQSVMVPYEPPQVGTEFTTILYNFMCNSSCVGGMNRRPILIIITLETRDGQVLGRRSFEGRICACPGRDRKADEDHFREQQALNESAARSGAASKRAFKQSPPALPALSTNGKKKRHGDEETYYIHVRGRENFEILMKVKESLELMELVPQQLVESYRQQQQLLQRPGHLQPPSYGPVLSPVSKAHGAVNKLPSVNQLVGQPPLHGSAAAPSLGPMGPGILNNHGHALPANGEINGGPSSQSMVSGSHCTPPPPYHADPSLVSFLTGLGCPNCIEYFTSQGLQNIYHLQNLTIEDLGALKIPDQHRMTIWRGLQDLKQSHDYGAQQLIRSSSNAATIAIGGSGELQRQRVMEAVHFRVRHTITIPNRGGPAGGAGPDEWADFGFDLPDCKSRKQSIKEEFTESEAN; encoded by the exons TCCCAGTTCCATTTGCTGAGCAGCACCATGGACCAGATGAGCAGCCGCGCGGCCCCGGGCAGCCCCTACGCCCCGGAGCACGCCGCTAGCGCTAACGTGCCCACCCACTCGCCCTACGCGCAGCCTAGCTCCACCTTCGACACCATGTCGCCCGCGCCTGTCATCCCCTCCAACACCGACTACCCCGGCCCGCACCACTTCGAGGTGACCTTCCAGCAGTCGAGCACAGCCAAGTCGGCCACCTGGACG TATTCTCCTCTGCTAAAGAAGCTTTACTGCCAAATCGCCAAGACGTGCCCCATCCAGATCAAGGTGTCCACCCCGCCGCCTCCGGGCACTGTCATCCGCGCCATGCCCATCTACAAGAAGGCGGAGCACGTGACCGAGGTCGTGAAGCGCTGCCCCAACCACGAGCTCGGGCGGGACTTCAACGAAG GACAGTCTGCCCCCGCCAGCCACCTCATCCGCGTGGAGGGCAACAACCTTTCGCAGTACGTGGACGACCCCGTCACCGGCAGGCAGAGCGTCATGGTGCCCTACGAGCCCCCGCAG GTGGGGACAGAGTTCACCACCATCCTGTACAACTTCATGTGCAACAGCAGCTGTGTCGGGGGCATGAACCGGCGGCCCATCCTCATCATCATTACCCTGGAGACGCGGGA CGGACAGGTGCTGGGCCGCCGGTCCTTCGAGGGCCGCATCTGTGCCTGTCCTGGCCGAGACCGCAAGGCGGATGAAGACCACTTCCGCGAACAGCAGGCCCTGAACGAGAGCGCTGCCAGGAGCGGGGCTGCCAGCAAGCGCG CCTTCAAGCAGAGCCCCCCTGCTCTCCCTGCCCTGAGCACCAACGGGAAGAAGAAGCGGCACGGGGACGAGGAAACCTACTACATCCAC GTGCGGGGCCGGGAGAACTTTGAAATCCTGATGAAGGTCAAGGAGAGCCTGGAGTTGATGGAGCTGGTGCCCCAGCAGCTGGTCGAGTCCTaccggcagcagcagcagctcctgCAGAGGCC GGGCCACCTGCAGCCTCCGTCCTACGGGCCCGTCCTCTCGCCCGTGAGCAAAGCGCACGGGGCTGTCAACAAGCTGCCCTCCGTCAACCAGCTGGTGGGCCAGCCTCCCCTGCACGGCTCGGCGGCCGcgcccagcctggggcccatgG GCCCCGGGATACTCAACAACCACGGCCACGCCCTGCCAGCCAACGGTGAGATAAACGGCGGCCCCAGCTCCCAGTCCATGGTCTCGGGGTCCCACTGTACCCCGCCACCCCCCTACCACGCCGACCCCAGCCTGGTCAG TTTTTTAACAGGCTTGGGGTGTCCAAACTGCATCGAGTATTTCACCTCCCAGGGGTTACAGAACATTTACCACCTGCAGAACCTAACGATAGAG GACCTGGGGGCCCTGAAGATCCCGGACCAGCACCGAATGACCATCTGGAGGGGCCTCCAGGACCTGAAGCAGAGCCACGACTATGGCGCGCAGCAGCTGATCCGCTCCAGCAGCAACGCGGCCACCATCGCAATCGGGGGCTCGGGGGAGCTGCAGCGGCAGCGGGTCATGGAGGCCGTGCACTTCCGCGTGCGCCACACCATCACCATCCCCAACCGCGGGGGCCCGGCTGGGGGTGCGGGGCCCGACGAGTGGGCCGACTTCGGCTTCGACCTCCCGGACTGCAAGTCCCGCAAACAGTCCATCAAAGAGGAGTTCACGGAGAGCGAGGCCAACTGA